The genomic region cgcaactgaatgattttatggaagggtcgaggagatctgggagcttgactactctggactgcacaacacgacgatgttccgtgtcagatgggctaagaatgtcgaaagagaaaaccggattttcactaccatgactatacccgacgccaagagcgctaccgtgaacgctatcgcaaaaaacgagccatgggtacacgctaagcacgtgacacaatgcttcttcataaccgacccatgcaatcccagtcgtgttgtcgtgaggagaggcaaaaggaacatcattggaatggatggagtcaccaacgaggaagactatgatcagtatggcaacccaatgagggaagatgacgatgatgatgaagtatacgtcaaaagaagaatcaatactacattacctaagaaaaatcgtactccatggaaaaggcaaagtcacaatgaggggctcaattattctttgatgaacaagaagggaaagaagctgactcaaaaacgaaaacgtcagcgctgaggaattggtcaaatgatgtaatatatatatatatatatatatatatatatgttcctattttgtatacacacttagccattattatgcatgggtccaatgatgtaatatatatgttcctattttgtatacatatttaaccgtcaaatgatccaatatatatcgccttcccttcgttcacttctctcggaaaaaaagaaaagaaaagtgagagaaaataaaggaaaagaaaaagggaaactggttatagcagtagcgctttactgaaaaagagctacagctagtcaaggtagcagtagcggtttctgtataaaaccgctatagctgcctttaatagtagtagcgcgttttgtctaaacgcgctactgctacatccacttaacccaaaattttcactctccctgcttcatcccgcctcttttcccccaaatccccactctcttccccccgtcgcaccgccgcgcccgacccggccccggcgctcgcccccaacccaggcgctcgcccccgacccaggcactcgcccccggcgccggcgctcgccctcgaccccggcgcgctcgcccccgacccatcggccctcgcctccctcctctgcttcctcccctcccaaccttggccgtcgtcgggcctgcctcctcgcccctgcaccctttgtgaaccaccccccccccctctctctgctagctagggttcttcggttaatttacttaggtttcaGTTATGTTAATTatgttatctatttagttatgaatttagataggtttcaaaattagctgaatttatatgaaaatttgaactggacatgtgatatgtggatatgtcatgttttggtaaatgatccaagtggcctatgttatgccagaatgttgattcatttctgttccggtgaatttcaggcgctcgatatgtcaattttttagcaaaggtcatgccgaaatttcccgtgaataaaggcatgatttgtgctacatagttggcatatcgagtgctggcacatagatttgttttttatgtcatttctcatttattcatacttttagaaataaatgaggacatttaatcataggaaacatgtcgaacaacgaagaaactgggccttctgaccaagatgcatacGAGATGGATTATCagggtgaacaagactacctcgactttttgacagctaagcaaggtttgcaggtccgcctcgatgatggtactgacgctgacatcgacaccgacggtgcTGGCACCAATGGCGGCACCGAGACTGGTGGGGAAGGTACCGACGGGGAAGATACCGACGGGGAAGGTACCGGTGCcgatgccgctgccgctgccgaaaagaggaagcataagaagcagaggatacgaaaacctaacaaactagggattggacgacttgtgatcacaaagatggcacctggcaagtttgagccgttagagccggaagaacctcacaagtgctatgggaaccaagtaggatgcatcctacgagaatgcgcgagcatcaacgacgatgacttaaggagtaaagaacatttaacacatttgctcctaacgaagttgcataagagattcaagttccctgaccgggatgataacatagaacaaccgtgggatgatctgaagatgaaaaagattaacaatcacgccatgggcatgttcagtaatgatttggcctcctggaaagggagggtgaaacgagctattgaggctgaggaacccctgtccaagattctagaggaaaatccgacacttacggaagaggagttcaaaaagttcaaggacacttgcgctaccgaggatgCCAAGACTAAGGCtgtgaaattcaagagccttcagcaaaggaacacagggaagcatcgcctcggaagtcgtggctacctcggtaaaaggcccatatgggataaggaggacgcggaacgtgaagccgcgggtctcccagacccctccgcgaagttcaccaaccccttcgagcatgacttcatcagggcccgctacaagtgggacaaggagaaaaaggttttttacactgaccagatcacgaggaaattgattagactactggagaagcaacaccagcttgtagccgaaagccctacttctccgatgaggcccaagtgggacacccctctcaaccgggccttgaacaaaGTTAAGGGACttcctttgggccagcggccgcaatatggtcgtgtgcgcggtgctggagacggcgccacgtggaaggtgttttacaacgagggcccggaggccaagaagcagaaaaataagtttagtcaggcggacatcgacgcgaaggtgaagcttgcggtcgagaaaaaagcagctgaggacgcgaaaaaagcagctgaggacaaatatgagttgctacagcaggcggtcaatgcagctgtaactgcctgcagaaatgatttctctactaacttggttccagttatcatcaactggacgaaggaaaatccagacaagacggtacatgatttcccattgcccagtttcgtcgggagcaactccatgaacaacaacaccatcgcaccatcacttgcccaCGCAACTGGTcctcctctcgcagtcgctcccgctcatagcagcccgtcctcagtctctggcgcgctcggtgggccttcgtctttggctgagctcgacgccatcacggtaattacatgtcgcaccaacatatatatatatataatattccatttttgttgcctttcggatgttttacgccacagacatatgtgtttgcaggcgaaagaaaccccgtgcaccatactctacttgatcaaaggccagaaggtggacgtgggaaaggggatgatagtggaccccttgcaacccacgttccacaaccagccgatccccgctgggcacttcagggttagcttgtccagtgtgaaatcggggcaccaggatttgcctcctccagtacagcatgtgggagcggacgacgagaccccgccgcgaattggaagctgcaagggttgggtgctgctatggccgaagaatcttattcgttcggagccggccgagagcacaccaataaccacacatcaacaagcacgtgcggagaccaccaccccgcctacgcaattaccagctcctgtagtgtcgggtgagagcggcggacgacatgatgaagggggtgcaatagtactggctgatgtaatttgtcctgtagaacagagaatggatgatgagatggaggtcgaccctatggatttcctcaatacaaactcgtatgactgtgacatagaattgatgagtcaaccatatgacgaatcgggctatcagtttgctaatgaggatatggatgatatgcccgggcaggaaggtcgtagcagggactgcaaaaagtctctcttcatgaaatcctcacaggacacgcctgaagatgctgcctcaacacaggctcaactagccgggcgcgagggtcgtataatacttagcccgggaacactggggcaggggttaaggaagggtctagaaggtgtgcccaagaaaaaggagagaaagagatcggggaagatagctgcctccaaacaagccagagcacatagcagctagatgatgcattctgaagagcgtgtacccgtgaaaggtgcggccatgttccatctcacgggcgagccgatgctaccgccgaaaccgctggaggcactatcaggggatctcaggagactgcacgaccatgtgctgtcgactgagaaaagcctactagcctcaaaggatccaggatgtCCGACATACGCGgatcgtgtgcctgaggggaagtgctatgtcaatacacggcccgcggaggtgttcttcctgcggtttgaccatatctttgagatgtttctgacaaggcggctcgattttacaattgtccgcctttttgcgctacatatgagctccgtcatgaagagtgaagaagtctcgcaaatctgtgtggcggatccgtactacatgcacgagtctttcttgagtctcggcgactttcagcgtgaaactgctagggactacctccaaaacttcatggtacagaataaggaccgggaaattgtcctcgtgccttatcatccaaagtaagtcagttccggacaaccctttcatatatttcaatcattccttctctctctatggggaataatttgaggtgtcttttccccgtagCAATGGGTGCACCGTCCTTATCATTCTTTAcctgcaagtctcccacgccgtgtattttgacccttccagagactacgagaaaaaagactacacccacataatgaatattctagatgatgctctccaaggcttcagcattagaggtggccacatgcagatcaggaaacaaaggaacaagaagatgggtttcgcgcataaaactaacttctcctgcatccatgtcccaaaaccaagcaagaaggatggactctacatcgtccatctcatgattcagttcaacacgaatcaccaaaagcttcgcatgagaaacagaaatgatgatcatatccacaagtggctagaatctcatggagaagcggattataaacttagagatgacttctttcgcatccaaagcaacattgtgatgatcatcatgaaaAAAGTCGTCGATGtaaaggggatgttccaccacggccctatatcgcgagctgacatccaaactcgcataggcatgcaacgtctagacctcacaccgttcaagaagctagggtccatcctcgatgatatggaaggatagaacttctagtgatttatgatgccgatgatgatgatatgtgtcggttgaacttgtatactttttgtagcgatgaaactttgtgatgtccacggtccctgttgaacttgcgtaacgctactttgttagtttgcgtacgatgacatgcgtacctctagttaattaatttgcgtactgtatgatgcatctagttgctaaccctttctttttcggtgttgctctagtatattttgttgcatatatatgattttacatcctcttcatgaacatgcatctctaacaggtacctggtttcttgatggcgagatggaagtgctatgtcgtgtacaaagggaaggttccgggggtgtacaacgagtggcatgagtgtcaggcgcaagtgaatgagttctcgggcgccagccataaaggcttcaaaagcatacaagaaggagaagctgcggaactatgcagtacatgaggtggcggttacaagtcctctctcgcgctagcgtgaacctcaagtgatagctcttctcgcgtatacctttgtttagatggatgacgttctagttgcaagtattcgagacttgcatgtatcgctattttcaagatgatgacaagataccactttgtgttggatgatgattatgatgagactatttgtatgtatatgataTGATTACATTtctggtctcgcaggcatttgtatgtgtatcatgatgacatttgtatgtgctaaagattcttctataaagcctgttcaaatacaaaacaaatatgccgaaaaaaatactaaaattagcagtagcgagtggagaaaagttagcagcagcgcggtagtagcagtagcgcgtacagGAGAAgcacgctatagctattagcagtagcgagatTCCACTAGGAGCGCTGctactacacttgtgtagcagtagcacttgtgagcacgcgctactgctacgtgttagctgtagcgccttattagtagcgtcggtccccgcgctactgatacacctaaaacccgcgctgctgctagccttttccctagtagtgtgtgacCATCGTGTAGATGCATCAATTAGAACCATGAAGTACCGGAAAGGTCCAGATAATTGTTGTGTGGCATCATGAAAGATTTTAAGGGATTTGTTGTGTCGTCAAGTGTGTGTATGAGGAGtgaattttttttctcccgttgcaacgcacgggcatgtttactAGTATGAGTACAAGGGACGCAAGTAGGAGGCATCTTTACATGAACCGTCATAAGCTAGAAGTCACGATGGTTGAGAAAAAGAGACGCGTCGGTTGCTATAGAGAACCGCACACACTATTAGACAAGAGGAGATTTTCCCTCTAATTAATATATGCTAATTAATCACAACAAAAACAGCccaagaaatatattttgagtgaaacataagatatttttagtgatatatgtatatcaaaactagactattttctttcaaatttatgaatatgtattattctattttggatccgttgcaacgcacgggcacattgctagtaacaTGTAACAACGTCTAATGGCATTCGATACAATTTTTTAGGTGTCTAATGGTATCTTTGAACAAACACATGACATTTTCCAGCAATTGTAGCTTccaatggcaaaactgagtagtgggacaaaAGTAATGGCCAAACTGATATAATGAATAATTCTGGTTAAATtatcttttcaggtgtcatttaacACCGTAGTAGTCAAAGATGAACGTAAGTGTTTTAACTTCATATATATGAATGGTTATCAAATCAAAGCCTAGCCTAGGCTGACAGGATTTGATGCATATTTCCTGATTATGTGGTTGCAGCAAATTTCTAACGGAAATGCATAACACATTTCACATCATCCTAAAAATGCACTGATTTAGCAAGTCGTCCAGGGTCATCTAGTAAAGGGGGGGAACAAAAAGCAGACATTATTACAGGAAGAAATAAACAATTATCATATCACAATAAAGCCTTCCCGCATGGCTCGCTCACCTGTCGGCCAGTTTTTTGATAAAATCCACACCACCCACCCAAGTATAGTTTTGGGTCAAACATAACCAGACACATGGTAACTCAAAGAAGTTATGATGCCAACAAAAGAAAGCAGCATGCAGTCAATACAGAGGGCAGTACAACTGACATAATATACTAGTTCATGGAAAGTTCTTATTGCAGATAAGCGATAAGAATAGGTGGTGAGACAAGATGGATACATATAATAAAACAAGGTGAGGAATCCTTGAGAGTATTCATAATCCTAAAATTAACAGACAAATGAAAGACAGTCCAGATAGATGATCATCCATAATCCACTACCCCCTCCATCGACACATAGGCATTATTCTCAGATCATATAGTCCAGTTCATCTCACATGTAAACTCCTTCCACTATCAGAATGACATCCTCTCCGGTCCCAGCTCAGCTTCTTGCAAGGGGGGGATCACAGGTCATTTCCGTATTCACGCCTTTACCTGCCATGCCAAATTTAGCATGTTTCAGTAATAGTTTGGAAGAAACAAAAAGCTAATCCATGCACAACTTCGTAGCACGGCTCTAATATATATAACCACTACTTTAGACTTCCTTGTGAAACGGACTGCTGAAAAAGGCCAAACTTGTTTTCAAGATGTAGCGCTCTATAAGTAAATAttacctccgtcccataatataatatgttaacatcttgtattatgggccggagggagtagtttatagtAGTAGAATGCAGCAACACCCAAGGTGAAATGTGTGACAGGAAAAGTTAATTGTTCCGGTGAGAATTTCACCGCAACAATAGGAACTGTGGTATCCAAAATGCTAGCATTTGACTTGAGTATTGGCCGTATATCTGCTTCCACCACATGTTACACTCATGTGTTGTCGGTGTTGTGTATCTATAATATAATGTGTTCAACACCTCACCAGGTTCTTCCCAAATCCATAGCACCAAACGTCACCGATCCTAAACCTGTCTTTGAGATGAACGGTATGATTAACCTAGCATATCTTATTTCGTACTAAACCCACCCTACACTGTCTATGTGTGTGATATGATGATACCCCCTCCACCAAGAAGAACTTGCATTCATCTGgcaatgtaattcagcatgcactGGAAGTGGCAGATGGTAAGGCAGCGGTGGAAACAGTTACCTGGACCAACTTTGAGATATTTGGAGATCCTACTTGAATCGTAGCCGGTGGACAAGGCGATAGACCTTTTGGGGCTAAACTCGGCCACTCTCTGGACAGTCTTGTTCTTCATGTCAACAGCAAGCACCCATGCTGTGTGTTCCTTGTCACGATAGTCAATCTTGGCTAGGAGGTAAAGAATGCAATCATCTTGGAGACTCAGCTTGGGCAGGCCAATGTCGAGAGTCGACAAGGTTGGCTGAGCTGTGACACCTTCATGGACGTTCAGCTTAGGCAGCGATGGTTCAGGTATATCAGAGGAATCAAGCTCAAGCTCATGATGGATGTGCCAAGCCTTTTTGGAGAAGACACCAGTCTTGATGCTCCATATTGTGGCCTTCCAACCATGGTCGTGGTGCAGCAGCTCAACAAACCTGATGGAGCCATTAAGGAGGGAAACATCCCGAACAGCCGGCGATCCAATTGCATACTGCGGCTCGGTCGGTAGTCTTAAGAAACGGAGCTTGGGGCTTTTGTCCAGCACGTTGCAGAAGGTGATCATATGTGAGAGGTCGACCCAGGCTACTAGGCCTAAATCTCCTTTTATGGTGATTGTCTTGTATGTGGTGAGCTGGTAGGGGACTGAATCGACATTCACCAGCACTTTGCTCCAGGAGTTGGTACCAGATTTGATACAGGCAGAGGTGAGAAGGATTGCCATGCCCAAACCTATCAGCTTGTGCGGCAAGGACGAAGGTGCAGTCAGGTTTGCCATTGCTCACAATGGCAAAGGAGTGATCATTGACTGGGTGGTCGTCGCCCGGCTGCTTGATGTGCTTGAGCTCAGGGACGCTTGCGTTGTAGACAAAGTAGTGTTGTTTGAGGCGAAGCGAGGCATAGGATGGGCGGCCACCGACTACGACGGATAGAAGGACGAGGCCGCCCTCAGTCTCTGTGGCGACTATGTGAGGCGGGTAGGCGAACGCGGTGTGGTCGTAGTCGGTGGCATGGACGCAGAGGTAGGAGACTTGCGGCGGTTGGGCGGTGCAGAAGGTGACCTTGATTTTCCCCCGGAGACCGAGACCCTCCAAGCCGCAGTCGGCGGTGGTGGCGTTGAGGCGGTCGGCAAAGTAGGCGTGTGGCTCGATGAGGACGAAGCTTGGCTGGTCGCCACCGCCGTCCGGGTAGCCATAAGCAGGGGGATTCAGGAATGGGGGATCCTGTGTGATTGGGGACCTGCGTAAAATCAATACCTTCCGCTCTCCTGCGGATGGACTGCTGTCAGGcttcttgacggcttcctcctcGCCGAGGTAAGAAGCAGCAAAATCAGCCAGCTCGCTGTCCATGGATTCCAGATCGAGAGCCGTCAAGCTCTTCCTCTCCGGTGTGTGGATGGATCCTAGATCGGTTGGCTCTCCTCTCCGCCTTGGGTATGTGGATGGATTTGTGTGGGGAGGGGGGAGGTTGGGGACGATCAGGGTCGGAGATCGAGATGAGATTGCAGCTGGAGCAAAAGGGGAGAAACCAGCCGCCTCAGCTCCTCCTATTGCGAGAATGAGCGGTGGGTAGGGAGACTGGGTAGCCCCATCGTTGCTAGGGTTATGTTCCCTTTAACCGCTAGTTTGGGCTGGACCTTGGTCCTCCACCGTGGGCCGCAGCCGGCCCACGGTGGCGA from Triticum aestivum cultivar Chinese Spring chromosome 4A, IWGSC CS RefSeq v2.1, whole genome shotgun sequence harbors:
- the LOC123086627 gene encoding uncharacterized protein — translated: MANLTAPSSLPHKLIGLGMAILLTSACIKSGTNSWSKVLVNVDSVPYQLTTYKTITIKGDLGLVAWVDLSHMITFCNVLDKSPKLRFLRLPTEPQYAIGSPAVRDVSLLNGSIRFVELLHHDHGWKATIWSIKTGVFSKKAWHIHHELELDSSDIPEPSLPKLNVHEGVTAQPTLSTLDIGLPKLSLQDDCILYLLAKIDYRDKEHTAWVLAVDMKNKTVQRVAEFSPKRSIALSTGYDSSRISKYLKVGPGKGVNTEMTCDPPLARS